One genomic window of Nicotiana sylvestris chromosome 10, ASM39365v2, whole genome shotgun sequence includes the following:
- the LOC138879764 gene encoding uncharacterized protein: protein MAVDMGVQEVLVLGDLDLLVYEIQGEWETLDLKLIPYWQCLHDLCQRFQSIEVRHILRIHNKVVDAFATLALMLHHPNKAYVDPLHIQIHDQHAYCNVVEDEFDGEPWLHDIKEYIRMGVYPVQATGDQKRTIR from the coding sequence atggctgtggatatgggagtccaggaagtcttggtcttgggtgacttgGACCTTCTAGTGTACGAGATTCAGGGAGAGTGGGAAACActggatttaaaactcataccgtactggcaatgtttgcatgatctttgtcaacggttccaATCAATAGAGGTCAGGCATATTCTGAGGATCCACAATAAGGTTGTCGATGCTTTCGCTACTCTGGCATTGATGTTACATCATCcgaataaggcttatgttgacccgttgcatattcagatCCATgaccagcatgcttattgcaacgtgGTGGAGGACGAATTCGATGGCGAACCGTGgctccacgatatcaaggaatacatcagaatgggggtgtatccagtacaagccacaggtgatcaaaagagaacaattcgatga